A single Mercenaria mercenaria strain notata chromosome 9, MADL_Memer_1, whole genome shotgun sequence DNA region contains:
- the LOC123547137 gene encoding solute carrier family 49 member A3-like: MYGKLDEETEDSYNMNGEVNKDSYATNGGLDTGKNNGFRHSELEVAADDKEGNRQCVDKQENVEQYKVYPSRWFMLFVVCCLNLSNAMMWITFAAAADTTITFYRISSLQLNMLSMTFMFATVPLGFVASWVLDTFGLRTSLLISAWLNGLGGLLRNISTLDVIPEDHAYTVLLIGQILAACAQPFVMFAPTKLAALWFPENRRATANMIGSMMNPLGNMVAFIIVPLVVEGVSDIPLALWIVSAPAFFITLVTTFGVRRSRPPTPPSPSAGEITQPFLTGLKQIIVNKNYVVLNLGFGAGLALFTALASFLEQILCPRGYSDEFAGICGALMIVFGMLLSAIAGVYVDKTKQFDDVLKVSYSLAVLSGIAFTQVSRLRDQHVWVAISAALFGGFGLTIYPISMELAVEVTYPVAEATSSGLCIVGGQAQGIAYMFAMQYLTKPLSGHELTLESGCHIAENATTTVFEPQDWTYSNLFIFNVISTVAVVMLVLLFKPKYKRLEAEKKIAALAKKTTDTEKSYSVNTVSNTEL; this comes from the exons atgTATGGAAAACTTGATGAGGAGACAGAAGATTCATACAACATGAATGGTGAAGTGAACAAAGATTCGTATGCAACAAATGGTGGGCTTGATACAGGAAAAAACAATGGCTTTCGACACAGTGAACTGGAGGTGGCAGCTGATGACAAAGAAGGGAATAGACAGTGTGTAGACAAACAGGAGAATGTAGAGCAGTACAAAGTCTATCCATCTCGGTGGTTCATGCTGTTTGTTGTCTGCTGTCTCAACCTCTCAAATGCTATG ATGTGGATAACGTTTGCAGCGGCAGCTGATACAACTATTACATTCTACAGGATATCTTCTCTGCAACTGAACATGTTGTCCATGACCTTCATGTTTGCTACAGTACCTCTTGGCTTTGTGGCTTCCTGGGTTCTTGATACATTTGGGCTGCGAACAAGT TTACTGATATCAGCCTGGTTGAATGGTTTAGGAGGACTGCTGAGAAACATCAGTACACTAGATGTTATCCCCGAGGACCATGCCTACACGGTCCTTCTGATTGGTCAGATTCTGGCAGCGTGTGCTCAGCCATTTGTGATGTTTGCACCAACGAAGTTAGCGGCACTCTGGTTTCCAGAAAATCGCCGAGCAACTGCTAACATGATTGGAAGCATGA TGAATCCTTTGGGAAACATGGTGGCTTTCATCATAGTACCGCTGGTTGTAGAGGGCGTGTCTGACATCCCGTTGGCT CTATGGATTGTTTCAGCTCCCGCCTTTTTCATCACCTTGGTAACAACATTTGGTGTACGAAGGTCAAGGCCACCTACACCACCATCACCTAGTGCAGGGGAGATAACACAGCCTTTCCTTACTGGCTTAAAACAG ATTATAGTAAACAAGAACTATGTTGTGTTAAACCTGGGATTTGGAGCTGGCCTGGCCTTGTTTACAGCCCTGGCATCATTTCTGGAACAAATACTCTGTCCTAGGGGATACTCAGAT GAATTTGCTGGTATTTGTGGAGCACTGATGATAGTGTTTGGGATGTTGCTGTCAGCTATAGCCGGGGTCTATGTTGATAAAACTAAACAATTTGATGATGTACTCAAGGTCTCCTACAGTCTTGCTGTTCTTTCAGGAATTGCTTTTACTCAG gTTTCTCGTCTCCGAGATCAGCATGTCTGGGTTGCAATTTCAGCAGCCTTATTTGGAGGCTTTGGTCTCACAATTTATCCAATCAGTATGGAGCTAGCTGTAGAAGTTACCTACCCTGTTGCCGAGGCAACCAGCTCAGGATTGTGTATTGTTGGAGG ACAAGCCCAGGGAATAGCCTACATGTTTGCCATGCAGTATTTAACCAAGCCATTGTCAGGTCATGAACTGACCCTGGAGTCCGGCTGTCATATAGCAGAGAATGCTACCACAACTGTGTTCGAGCCCCAGGATTGGACGT ATTCCAACCTGTTCATTTTCAATGTGATCTCTACTGTTGCTGTTGTAATGCTTGTGCTGTTATTCAAACCCAAGTATAAAAGACTGGAAGCCGAGAAAAAGATAGCAGCTCTTGCTAAGAAAACAACAGACACAGAAAAGTCTTACAGTGTAAATACAGTTTCCAATACAGAGTTATGA